From one Enterobacter kobei genomic stretch:
- the rpmC gene encoding 50S ribosomal protein L29 has protein sequence MKAKELREKSVEELNTELLNLLREQFNLRMQAASGQLQQSHLLKQVRRDVARVKTLLTEKAGA, from the coding sequence ATGAAAGCAAAAGAGCTGCGTGAGAAGAGTGTTGAAGAGCTGAACACCGAGCTGCTGAACCTGCTGCGCGAGCAGTTTAACCTGCGTATGCAGGCAGCCAGTGGCCAGCTGCAACAGTCTCACCTGTTGAAGCAAGTGCGTCGTGATGTCGCACGCGTTAAGACTTTACTGACTGAGAAGGCGGGTGCGTAA
- the rplV gene encoding 50S ribosomal protein L22, protein METLAQHRHARSSAQKVRLVADLIRGKKVSQALDILTYTNKKAAVLVKKVLESAIANAEHNDGADIDDLKVAKIFVDEGPSMKRIMPRAKGRADRILKRTSHITVVVSDR, encoded by the coding sequence ATGGAAACTTTAGCTCAACATCGCCACGCTCGTTCTTCTGCTCAAAAGGTTCGCCTGGTGGCAGACCTGATTCGCGGTAAGAAAGTGTCGCAGGCCCTGGACATTTTGACCTACACCAACAAGAAAGCGGCTGTACTGGTCAAGAAGGTTCTGGAATCTGCCATTGCTAACGCTGAACACAACGATGGCGCTGACATTGACGATCTGAAAGTTGCGAAAATTTTCGTAGACGAAGGCCCAAGCATGAAGCGCATTATGCCGCGTGCGAAAGGTCGTGCAGATCGCATCCTGAAGCGCACCAGCCACATTACTGTGGTTGTGTCCGATCGCTGA
- a CDS encoding type II secretion system protein N — MDTRIKHLAGTVKAQRQTVLCGLTLCLSAILIIYSTYDYVQFYKRSRAQESIPANQRPRTPLNLPTALAQSATATPNNNDKIKQSEHSPLNLIVNGVIASTMKNRSQAIITVNNKTEIYNSGDYIEDLPGVFITAIDSNGIIINNHGDLQPFILIDSPELSLSAPLLSESPEKDDIYLDDLLITHLVYQQEALQGIRLNIRPDADGSLAEGLKPGDLAIKMNTYNLTRKESAEAAIQALASLRTAQFTVVRNGQEELVNVSTNTRDNEKDK, encoded by the coding sequence ATGGACACGAGAATTAAACATCTGGCTGGCACTGTTAAAGCACAAAGGCAGACCGTATTATGCGGGCTCACGCTTTGCCTGTCCGCGATACTTATTATTTATTCAACGTATGATTATGTGCAGTTTTATAAGCGGTCTCGTGCGCAGGAGAGTATTCCTGCTAACCAGCGCCCGCGCACCCCGCTCAACCTGCCGACAGCCTTGGCGCAGAGCGCCACTGCCACGCCGAACAATAATGATAAAATCAAACAGAGCGAACACTCGCCGCTGAACCTGATAGTCAATGGCGTGATCGCCAGTACAATGAAGAATCGCTCCCAGGCTATTATTACGGTGAATAACAAAACAGAAATATATAATTCCGGTGATTATATTGAAGATCTGCCCGGCGTATTTATTACCGCGATAGACAGCAACGGCATCATCATAAATAACCATGGTGACTTACAGCCTTTTATCTTGATTGATTCACCAGAATTATCTTTATCAGCGCCGCTCTTATCTGAGAGCCCGGAAAAAGACGATATTTACCTCGACGATTTATTGATTACTCACCTGGTTTATCAACAGGAGGCATTACAGGGCATCAGGTTGAATATTCGCCCCGACGCCGATGGTTCGCTGGCTGAGGGGCTTAAGCCTGGCGATCTGGCGATCAAAATGAACACCTACAACCTGACGCGTAAAGAATCTGCCGAAGCGGCCATTCAGGCGCTGGCATCATTACGCACCGCGCAGTTTACCGTGGTGCGCAATGGTCAGGAAGAACTGGTCAACGTGTCCACGAACACGCGAGACAACGAAAAGGATAAGTAA
- the gspE gene encoding type II secretion system ATPase GspE: MPDLWKRIPPGQPLPLSYAQVQKQGVAIAGDELVYRAGTPLAVLLEARYTLADCPRFTRLESAQFDDYLEPLFRNGSEDSRQIAEDLDQDVDLATLSEELPDNADLLSDENDAPVIRLINAILHEAVKEGASDIHIETFEKSLVVRFRVDGILKPVLQPGKKLAPLLISRIKVMARLDIAEKRLPQDGRISLRLGRKNIDVRVSTLPSQYGERAVLRLLDKNNLRLSLDNMGLSATDAQRLHFLVQQPHGIILVTGPTGSGKSTTLYAVLSELNSPQRNILTVEDPIEYELEGIGQTQVNSRVDMSFARGLRAILRQDPDVVMVGEIRDAETAQIAVQASLTGHLVLSTLHTNSACGAITRLRDMGVEPFLLSSSLSGVIAQRLVRRLCPACRTQITLPDDQKALLRTLAPAATHSWQAVGCSECRGSGYQGRLAIHEIMVVDKTMRSIIHRDADEHALEQCLRQQSRSLRENGLLRALAGETTIKEVMRVTSAQEELP; the protein is encoded by the coding sequence ATGCCTGACTTATGGAAACGCATCCCGCCCGGGCAACCGCTGCCGTTGAGTTATGCGCAGGTGCAAAAACAGGGCGTGGCGATAGCGGGTGACGAACTGGTCTACCGCGCCGGTACACCGCTGGCAGTGTTACTGGAAGCCCGCTACACCCTCGCCGACTGCCCGCGTTTCACGCGTCTGGAGTCTGCACAGTTTGATGATTATCTGGAGCCGCTTTTTCGCAACGGCAGCGAGGATTCCCGGCAGATTGCCGAAGATCTCGATCAGGATGTCGATCTGGCGACGCTGAGCGAAGAACTGCCGGATAACGCGGATCTGCTGAGCGATGAAAATGACGCACCGGTGATCCGCCTGATCAACGCCATTCTCCATGAAGCGGTAAAAGAAGGGGCATCGGACATCCATATAGAAACCTTCGAGAAATCGCTGGTGGTGCGTTTTCGCGTCGACGGCATTCTGAAACCGGTACTCCAGCCAGGCAAAAAACTCGCGCCGCTGCTGATCTCCCGTATCAAAGTGATGGCACGGCTGGATATTGCAGAAAAACGCCTGCCGCAGGACGGCCGCATCTCCCTGCGCCTTGGCCGTAAAAATATTGATGTGCGTGTCTCGACGCTGCCCTCCCAGTATGGCGAGCGGGCCGTGCTGCGTCTGCTGGATAAAAATAATTTACGTCTGTCGCTCGATAATATGGGGCTTTCTGCCACGGATGCCCAGCGTCTGCATTTTCTGGTGCAGCAGCCGCACGGCATCATCCTGGTGACCGGCCCGACCGGCTCAGGTAAAAGCACCACGCTGTACGCCGTGCTCTCTGAGCTGAATTCACCGCAGCGCAACATCCTGACCGTGGAAGATCCCATCGAATACGAGCTTGAAGGCATCGGGCAGACGCAGGTCAACAGCCGCGTGGACATGTCTTTCGCCCGCGGCTTACGCGCTATTCTGCGTCAGGATCCGGACGTCGTGATGGTGGGTGAAATTCGCGATGCGGAAACGGCGCAGATCGCGGTGCAGGCTTCCCTGACCGGCCATCTGGTCTTATCGACGCTGCACACTAACAGCGCTTGCGGGGCGATCACGCGCCTGCGGGATATGGGGGTGGAGCCATTTTTGCTGTCATCATCCCTCTCCGGCGTCATTGCCCAGCGTCTGGTACGCCGCTTATGTCCCGCCTGCCGCACGCAAATCACCCTGCCCGACGATCAAAAAGCGCTGCTGCGCACCCTTGCCCCGGCGGCCACGCACAGCTGGCAGGCGGTGGGCTGTAGCGAGTGTCGGGGATCGGGCTACCAGGGGCGGCTGGCGATCCATGAAATCATGGTGGTGGATAAAACCATGCGCAGCATTATTCATCGTGATGCCGACGAACACGCGCTTGAACAGTGCCTGCGCCAGCAAAGCCGAAGCCTGCGGGAAAACGGTCTGCTGCGCGCCCTTGCTGGCGAGACGACCATTAAAGAAGTCATGCGCGTCACCTCGGCGCAGGAAGAGCTGCCATGA
- the rpsS gene encoding 30S ribosomal protein S19, which produces MPRSLKKGPFIDLHLLKKVEKAVESGDKKPLRTWSRRSTIFPNMIGLTIAVHNGRQHVPVFVSDEMVGHKLGEFAPTRTYRGHAADKKAKKK; this is translated from the coding sequence ATGCCACGTTCTCTCAAGAAAGGTCCTTTTATTGACCTGCACTTGCTGAAGAAGGTAGAGAAAGCGGTGGAAAGCGGTGACAAGAAGCCCCTGCGCACTTGGTCCCGTCGTTCAACGATCTTTCCAAACATGATCGGTTTGACCATCGCTGTCCATAATGGTCGTCAGCACGTTCCGGTATTTGTTTCCGACGAAATGGTCGGTCACAAACTGGGTGAATTTGCACCGACACGTACTTATCGCGGTCACGCGGCTGATAAAAAAGCCAAGAAGAAATAA
- the rplP gene encoding 50S ribosomal protein L16, translating to MLQPKRTKFRKVHKGRNRGLAQGTDVSFGTFGLKAVGRGRLTARQIEAARRAMTRAVKRQGKIWIRVFPDKPITEKPLEVRMGKGKGNVEYWVALIQPGKVLYEMDGVSEELAREAFKLAAAKLPIKTTFVTKTVM from the coding sequence ATGTTACAACCAAAGCGTACAAAATTCCGTAAAGTGCACAAAGGCCGCAACCGTGGTCTGGCGCAGGGTACGGATGTTAGCTTCGGCACTTTCGGTCTGAAAGCTGTTGGCCGTGGTCGTCTGACTGCACGTCAGATCGAAGCAGCACGTCGTGCTATGACCCGTGCAGTTAAGCGTCAAGGTAAGATCTGGATCCGTGTATTCCCGGACAAACCGATCACCGAAAAGCCGCTCGAAGTGCGTATGGGTAAAGGTAAAGGTAACGTAGAGTATTGGGTTGCCTTGATCCAGCCAGGTAAAGTCCTGTATGAAATGGACGGTGTGTCTGAAGAGCTGGCCCGTGAAGCATTCAAGCTGGCAGCAGCGAAACTGCCGATTAAAACCACCTTTGTAACTAAGACGGTGATGTAA
- the rplC gene encoding 50S ribosomal protein L3: MIGLVGKKVGMTRIFTEDGVSIPVTVIEVEANRVTQVKDLANDGYRAVQVTTGAKKANRVTKPEAGHFAKAGVEAGRGLWEFRLADGEEFSVGQDISVELFAEVKKVDVTGTSKGKGFAGTVKRWNFRTQDATHGNSLSHRVPGSIGQNQTPGKVFKGKKMAGQLGNERVTVQSLDVVRVDAERNLLLVKGAVPGATGSDLIVKPAVKA; encoded by the coding sequence ATGATTGGTTTAGTCGGTAAAAAAGTGGGTATGACCCGCATCTTCACTGAAGATGGCGTCTCTATCCCAGTAACCGTAATCGAAGTAGAAGCAAACCGCGTGACTCAGGTTAAAGACCTGGCTAACGACGGCTACCGTGCTGTTCAGGTAACCACCGGTGCTAAAAAAGCTAACCGCGTCACCAAGCCGGAAGCGGGTCACTTCGCTAAAGCTGGCGTAGAAGCTGGCCGTGGTCTGTGGGAATTCCGTCTTGCTGACGGTGAAGAATTCTCCGTAGGTCAGGACATTAGCGTTGAGCTGTTTGCTGAAGTTAAAAAAGTTGACGTAACCGGTACCTCTAAAGGTAAAGGTTTTGCTGGTACCGTTAAGCGCTGGAACTTCCGTACCCAGGACGCTACCCACGGTAACTCCTTGTCTCACCGCGTTCCGGGTTCTATCGGTCAGAACCAGACTCCGGGCAAAGTGTTCAAAGGCAAGAAAATGGCAGGTCAGCTGGGTAACGAACGTGTAACTGTTCAGAGCCTGGACGTAGTGCGTGTTGACGCTGAGCGCAACCTGCTGCTGGTTAAAGGTGCTGTCCCGGGTGCAACCGGTAGCGACCTGATCGTTAAACCAGCTGTGAAGGCGTGA
- the rplW gene encoding 50S ribosomal protein L23 codes for MIREERLLKVLRAPHVSEKASTAMEKTNTIVLKVAKDATKAEIKAAVQKLFEVEVEVVNTLVVKGKVKRHGQRIGRRSDWKKAYVTLKEGQNLDFVGGAE; via the coding sequence ATGATTCGTGAAGAACGTCTGCTGAAGGTGCTTCGTGCGCCGCACGTTTCTGAAAAAGCGTCTACTGCGATGGAAAAAACCAATACCATCGTTCTCAAAGTTGCTAAAGACGCGACCAAAGCAGAAATCAAAGCTGCTGTGCAGAAACTGTTTGAAGTCGAAGTCGAAGTCGTTAACACCCTGGTAGTTAAAGGGAAAGTTAAACGTCACGGACAGCGTATCGGTCGTCGTAGCGACTGGAAAAAAGCTTACGTCACCCTGAAAGAAGGCCAGAACCTGGACTTCGTTGGCGGCGCTGAGTAA
- the rplB gene encoding 50S ribosomal protein L2, which produces MAVVKCKPTSPGRRHVVKVVNPELHKGKPFAPLVEKNSKSGGRNNNGRITTRHIGGGHKQAYRIVDFKRNKDGIPAVVERLEYDPNRSANIALVLYKDGERRYILAPKGLKAGDQIQSGVDAAIKAGNTLPMRNIPVGSTVHNVEMKPGKGGQLARSAGTYVQIVARDGAYVTLRLRSGEMRKVEADCRATLGEVGNAEHMLRVLGKAGAARWRGVRPTVRGTAMNPVDHPHGGGEGRNFGKHPVTPWGVQTKGKKTRSNKRTDKFIVRRRSK; this is translated from the coding sequence ATGGCAGTTGTTAAGTGTAAACCGACATCTCCGGGTCGTCGCCACGTTGTTAAAGTGGTTAACCCTGAGCTGCATAAGGGCAAACCTTTTGCTCCGCTGGTTGAAAAAAACAGCAAATCCGGTGGTCGTAACAACAATGGTCGCATCACCACTCGTCACATCGGTGGCGGCCATAAGCAGGCTTATCGTATTGTTGACTTCAAACGCAACAAAGATGGTATCCCGGCTGTTGTTGAACGTCTTGAGTACGATCCGAACCGCTCCGCGAACATCGCGCTGGTTCTGTACAAAGACGGCGAACGCCGTTACATCCTGGCCCCTAAAGGCCTGAAAGCTGGCGACCAGATTCAGTCTGGCGTTGATGCTGCTATCAAAGCGGGTAACACCCTGCCGATGCGCAATATCCCGGTTGGTTCTACCGTTCATAACGTAGAAATGAAACCAGGTAAAGGCGGTCAGCTGGCGCGTTCTGCTGGTACCTATGTTCAGATCGTTGCTCGTGATGGTGCTTATGTCACCCTGCGTCTGCGTTCTGGCGAAATGCGCAAAGTTGAAGCTGACTGCCGCGCAACTCTGGGCGAAGTTGGCAATGCTGAGCATATGCTGCGCGTTCTGGGTAAAGCAGGTGCTGCACGCTGGCGTGGTGTTCGTCCTACCGTTCGCGGTACGGCGATGAACCCGGTAGATCACCCACATGGTGGTGGTGAAGGTCGTAACTTTGGTAAGCACCCGGTAACCCCGTGGGGCGTTCAGACCAAAGGTAAGAAGACCCGCAGCAACAAGCGTACTGATAAATTTATCGTACGTCGCCGTAGCAAATAA
- the rplD gene encoding 50S ribosomal protein L4 has product MELVLKDAQSALTVSETTFGRDFNEALVHQVVVAYAAGARQGTRAQKTRAEVTGSGKKPWRQKGTGRARSGSVKSPIWRSGGVTFAARPQDHSQKVNKKMYRGALKSILSELVRQDRLIVVEQFSVEAPKTKLLAQKLKDMALEDVLIITGELDENLFLAARNLHKVDVRDAAGIDPVSLIAFDKVVMTADAVKQVEEMLA; this is encoded by the coding sequence ATGGAATTAGTATTGAAAGACGCGCAGAGCGCGCTGACTGTTTCCGAAACTACCTTCGGTCGTGATTTCAACGAAGCGCTGGTACACCAGGTTGTAGTTGCTTACGCAGCTGGGGCTCGTCAGGGTACTCGTGCTCAGAAGACCCGTGCTGAAGTAACTGGTTCTGGTAAAAAACCGTGGCGTCAGAAAGGTACTGGCCGTGCGCGTTCTGGTTCTGTAAAGAGCCCGATCTGGCGTTCCGGTGGCGTAACCTTCGCTGCACGTCCGCAGGACCACAGTCAAAAAGTTAACAAAAAGATGTACCGCGGCGCGCTGAAAAGCATTCTGTCCGAACTGGTACGTCAGGATCGTCTGATCGTTGTCGAGCAGTTCTCTGTAGAAGCGCCTAAAACTAAGCTGCTGGCTCAGAAACTGAAAGACATGGCTCTGGAAGATGTGTTGATCATCACCGGTGAGCTGGACGAGAACCTGTTCCTGGCCGCACGTAACCTGCACAAGGTTGACGTACGTGACGCAGCAGGTATCGACCCGGTTAGCCTGATCGCCTTCGACAAAGTCGTAATGACTGCTGATGCTGTTAAGCAAGTTGAGGAGATGCTGGCATGA
- the rpsJ gene encoding 30S ribosomal protein S10 encodes MQNQRIRIRLKAFDHRLIDQSTAEIVETAKRTGAQVRGPIPLPTRKERFTVLISPHVNKDARDQYEIRTHKRLVDIVEPTEKTVDALMRLDLAAGVDVQISLG; translated from the coding sequence ATGCAGAACCAAAGAATCCGTATCCGTCTTAAAGCGTTTGATCATCGTCTGATCGATCAATCAACCGCGGAAATCGTCGAGACTGCCAAGCGCACTGGTGCGCAGGTCCGTGGTCCGATCCCGCTGCCGACCCGCAAAGAGCGCTTTACCGTTCTGATCTCTCCGCACGTTAACAAAGATGCGCGCGATCAGTACGAAATTCGCACTCACAAGCGTCTGGTTGACATCGTTGAGCCAACCGAGAAAACCGTTGATGCTCTGATGCGTCTGGACCTGGCTGCCGGTGTAGACGTGCAGATCAGCCTGGGTTAA
- the rpsC gene encoding 30S ribosomal protein S3, producing MGQKVHPNGIRLGIVKPWNSTWFANTKEFADNLDSDFKVRQYLTKELAKASVSRIVIERPAKSIRVTIHTARPGIVIGKKGEDVEKLRKVVADIAGVPAQINIAEVRKPELDAKLVADSITSQLERRVMFRRAMKRAVQNAMRLGAKGIKVEVSGRLGGAEIARTEWYREGRVPLHTLRADIDYNTSEAHTTYGVIGVKVWIFKGEILGGMAAVEQPEKPAAQPKKQQRKGRK from the coding sequence ATGGGTCAGAAAGTACATCCTAATGGTATTCGCCTGGGTATTGTAAAACCATGGAACTCTACCTGGTTTGCGAACACCAAAGAATTCGCTGACAACCTGGACAGCGATTTTAAAGTTCGTCAGTACCTTACTAAGGAACTGGCGAAGGCGTCCGTATCTCGTATCGTTATCGAGCGTCCGGCTAAGAGCATCCGTGTGACTATTCACACTGCTCGCCCGGGTATCGTTATCGGTAAGAAAGGCGAAGACGTCGAAAAACTGCGTAAGGTCGTAGCGGATATCGCTGGCGTTCCTGCACAGATCAATATCGCCGAAGTCCGTAAACCGGAACTGGACGCTAAATTGGTTGCTGACAGCATTACTTCACAGCTGGAACGTCGTGTTATGTTCCGTCGTGCTATGAAGCGTGCTGTACAGAACGCAATGCGTCTTGGCGCTAAAGGTATCAAAGTTGAAGTTAGCGGCCGTCTTGGCGGCGCGGAAATCGCTCGTACCGAATGGTACCGCGAAGGTCGCGTTCCGCTGCACACACTGCGTGCTGACATCGACTACAACACCTCTGAAGCGCACACCACTTATGGTGTAATCGGCGTTAAAGTGTGGATCTTCAAAGGTGAGATCCTGGGTGGTATGGCTGCTGTTGAACAACCGGAAAAACCGGCTGCTCAACCTAAAAAGCAGCAGCGTAAAGGCCGGAAATAA
- a CDS encoding peptidoglycan-binding protein, with protein MSSRERQSTLYSFSEYELIKFFLIQTLRSGNAGLLYGPPGCGKSTLAYQLAAAYPGHACVWRAGGDEYRSWMIPAITVDADPPPVAATHFWQRAMPAVTHTDQPVLFIIDNADVLVRQLPAFIHDFRQLAASRRAGASLLLIGSEGVLRHKRIKPLIDVPVCMNAPDADDTHAFMLHEINVDENEPVQLRPAFTWRAAKAARGNLALLSRLARSAEQMARASQATTLTARQEGQLIHVLAPQRNVMRCGILLTLYAGLAFTVGWLGSDVIKPVLPVPAWMMLPPAEKEPVADITEVGADARNAMQQLFNTWGYDVQPDEAWCDQAERAELVCESGKDSLNTLAARGLPWIAQLNADKHVLHAVVMRISESELDLLIRGKTWTVQRTWFEPRWDGNFILMEKRTPDGEMTVSGNSSPESIVWLDAMLSRTLNIPAEKTGEWTPMLVEKVKRFQQRENLKQDGKPGKQTLIRLQQALGEAPQLINESLSDAIAIKESAK; from the coding sequence ATGAGCAGTAGAGAACGTCAATCGACGTTATATTCTTTTTCAGAATATGAATTAATTAAATTTTTTTTAATTCAGACGCTAAGGTCCGGTAATGCAGGACTGCTTTATGGCCCGCCGGGATGCGGCAAGTCGACGCTAGCCTATCAGCTTGCTGCGGCGTACCCTGGACACGCTTGCGTCTGGCGTGCCGGGGGCGACGAATATCGTAGCTGGATGATACCTGCAATAACGGTTGATGCAGATCCACCACCCGTCGCGGCCACGCATTTCTGGCAGCGCGCCATGCCAGCCGTAACCCACACCGATCAACCGGTACTGTTCATTATTGATAATGCCGATGTGCTGGTCCGGCAACTGCCGGCGTTTATCCATGATTTCCGTCAGCTAGCCGCATCGCGCCGGGCGGGTGCCAGCCTGCTGCTGATCGGCAGCGAAGGGGTACTGCGTCATAAACGCATCAAGCCGCTCATTGACGTACCGGTCTGCATGAATGCGCCCGATGCTGACGACACTCATGCTTTTATGCTTCATGAAATCAACGTCGATGAAAACGAGCCGGTTCAGCTCCGCCCCGCATTCACCTGGCGTGCGGCTAAGGCGGCGCGGGGAAATCTTGCGCTCCTCAGCAGGCTTGCCAGATCGGCTGAGCAAATGGCACGCGCCAGCCAGGCAACCACACTGACCGCGCGGCAGGAGGGGCAACTCATTCATGTGCTCGCACCACAGCGCAACGTTATGCGTTGCGGGATCCTGCTGACGTTGTACGCCGGACTGGCCTTTACCGTTGGCTGGCTGGGGAGTGATGTGATAAAGCCGGTATTGCCCGTGCCCGCATGGATGATGCTCCCGCCAGCGGAAAAAGAGCCGGTCGCCGATATTACTGAGGTCGGCGCGGATGCACGTAATGCCATGCAACAACTGTTCAACACCTGGGGATATGACGTGCAGCCCGACGAGGCCTGGTGCGATCAGGCGGAACGCGCAGAACTGGTATGCGAAAGCGGTAAAGACAGTCTGAACACGCTGGCGGCACGTGGATTGCCGTGGATCGCGCAGCTCAATGCAGATAAACATGTATTACACGCCGTGGTAATGCGTATCTCGGAAAGTGAACTTGATCTGCTCATTAGGGGGAAAACCTGGACCGTGCAGCGCACCTGGTTTGAGCCACGCTGGGACGGGAACTTTATCCTGATGGAAAAACGGACGCCAGACGGAGAAATGACCGTTTCCGGGAACAGCTCGCCGGAAAGTATTGTCTGGCTGGATGCCATGCTCAGTCGAACGCTGAACATTCCAGCCGAGAAGACGGGGGAGTGGACCCCGATGCTTGTTGAGAAAGTGAAGCGCTTCCAGCAGCGGGAAAACCTTAAGCAGGACGGTAAACCGGGTAAACAGACGCTCATCCGCCTGCAACAGGCTCTTGGGGAGGCGCCGCAGCTGATTAATGAAAGTCTGTCAGACGCAATAGCTATAAAGGAAAGCGCAAAATGA
- the gspD gene encoding type II secretion system secretin GspD, whose protein sequence is MTRTAAWMLALQLCCAAPSSMAAQYSANFKNADIRDFISSVSKQTGKTILVDPSVQGSISVRSFDNFNEAEYYQFFLSVLDIYGYTVVTLDNGLLKVVRSAALKTAPGELLESSQPALGDEFITRVVSLKNVPARDLAPLLRQMMEGGGIGNVVHYDPSNVLLITGKANMVNRILEVVKRVDVIGTQERELVKLRYASAVDLSEVINNLLREESKENPTQILLPKIVADKRTNALLISGPDNVRQRLKSLVYKLDIEQTNLGNTRVFYLQYAKASKIVEVLTGVSAKLSEDKQSSPQSVSSGPSDVSITADEQTNSIVITADQSTLQELEKVIARLDIRRAQVLVEAIIVEVQDGKGLNLGVQWANSNVGGQQFTQTGLPIFDASQGARQFKKSGSMSSDNAISSALSSFNGLATGFFEGDWSVLLTALSSDNKNDILATPSIVTLDNKEASFNVGQDVPVLSGSQTTSGDNVFNTVERKTVGTKLKVLPQVNEGDAVLMEIEQEVSSVDNSSGNASSLGPTFNTRTIQNAVLVKSGETVVLGGLLDESAKEQVSKVPLLGDIPLVGQLFRYTSTDSAKRNLMVFIRPTIIRDDEVYRSLSKDKYTRYRDMQKQRIDKSTSALIKVDDDERPMLKEMDEDLAPASAPVAPAANPSSRNPFRE, encoded by the coding sequence ATGACCCGAACCGCCGCATGGATGCTGGCGTTACAACTTTGCTGCGCCGCCCCTTCCTCGATGGCGGCGCAGTACTCTGCTAACTTCAAAAACGCAGACATTAGGGATTTTATCTCGTCAGTCAGTAAGCAAACCGGCAAAACCATCCTGGTGGATCCCTCCGTACAGGGAAGCATCTCGGTGCGCAGCTTCGATAACTTCAATGAGGCGGAGTACTACCAGTTTTTCCTCAGCGTGCTGGATATATACGGTTACACCGTTGTGACGCTGGATAATGGTCTGCTGAAAGTCGTGCGTTCCGCCGCACTTAAAACCGCGCCCGGCGAGTTGCTGGAATCCTCTCAGCCAGCGCTGGGCGATGAGTTTATTACCCGTGTGGTGTCGTTGAAAAACGTGCCCGCGCGCGATCTGGCACCTTTATTGCGTCAGATGATGGAGGGCGGCGGCATCGGTAACGTGGTGCATTACGATCCCTCTAACGTGCTGCTGATCACCGGTAAAGCCAATATGGTTAACCGCATTCTTGAGGTCGTAAAGCGGGTGGATGTGATCGGCACGCAGGAGCGAGAACTGGTGAAGCTGCGTTATGCGTCGGCAGTCGATCTTTCGGAAGTGATCAATAACCTGCTGCGGGAAGAATCAAAAGAAAACCCGACGCAGATCCTGCTGCCGAAAATCGTTGCTGACAAGCGCACTAACGCCTTGCTCATCAGCGGCCCGGATAATGTGCGCCAGCGCCTGAAATCCCTGGTCTACAAACTGGATATTGAGCAGACCAATCTCGGTAACACGCGCGTGTTCTATTTGCAGTATGCAAAAGCCAGCAAAATCGTCGAAGTGCTGACCGGCGTGTCCGCGAAGCTGTCAGAAGACAAGCAGTCGTCGCCGCAAAGCGTGTCATCGGGCCCCAGCGATGTCTCTATTACAGCCGACGAACAAACCAACTCAATTGTTATCACCGCCGATCAAAGCACCCTTCAGGAACTGGAGAAGGTGATCGCCCGGCTGGATATTCGTCGCGCACAGGTGCTGGTCGAAGCGATCATTGTTGAAGTGCAGGATGGCAAAGGGCTGAACCTCGGCGTGCAATGGGCAAACAGTAATGTCGGCGGTCAGCAGTTTACCCAGACCGGGCTGCCGATCTTTGACGCCTCCCAGGGCGCGCGCCAGTTTAAGAAAAGCGGATCAATGAGCAGTGACAACGCCATCTCCAGCGCGCTCAGCAGTTTTAACGGACTGGCGACTGGCTTTTTCGAAGGCGACTGGAGTGTCCTGCTGACAGCGCTGTCATCTGATAACAAGAATGATATTCTCGCCACCCCCAGTATTGTCACCCTGGATAACAAAGAAGCGTCCTTTAATGTTGGCCAGGATGTTCCCGTGCTTTCCGGCTCGCAAACCACCTCCGGCGACAATGTGTTTAACACGGTAGAGCGCAAAACCGTCGGCACCAAACTGAAAGTGCTGCCACAGGTTAATGAGGGCGATGCTGTATTGATGGAGATCGAGCAGGAGGTATCGAGCGTTGATAACTCCTCAGGCAACGCCAGTTCCCTCGGCCCGACCTTTAATACCCGCACCATCCAGAACGCTGTGCTGGTGAAAAGTGGCGAAACCGTGGTGCTGGGTGGGCTGCTGGATGAGTCCGCCAAAGAGCAGGTGTCCAAAGTACCGCTGCTGGGCGACATTCCCCTGGTGGGCCAGCTGTTCCGCTATACCTCGACCGACAGCGCTAAACGCAATCTGATGGTGTTTATCCGCCCGACCATTATTCGTGACGATGAGGTGTACCGTTCGCTGTCGAAAGACAAATACACCCGCTACCGCGATATGCAGAAACAGCGCATCGATAAATCCACCAGCGCCTTAATCAAGGTTGACGATGACGAACGTCCGATGCTGAAAGAGATGGATGAGGATCTGGCTCCGGCCTCTGCGCCTGTGGCACCGGCGGCCAACCCGTCATCCCGCAATCCTTTCAGAGAATAG